One Polyangiaceae bacterium DNA segment encodes these proteins:
- a CDS encoding vWA domain-containing protein, with protein MRRLSWLGLGSVACLALFAACGGEGDPEVVTGTGGGFGVGGDGGAGASSGGFGNLGGSGNSGAVAGGGGASGSSGASGSSGSGGGVDASIDVEDAGLPDVNFYYDGPTDTGFGDACAETTVTATLKPLDMYVMLDRSGSMSEPGFAWYADASDCNVGSPIVDSKWCRAVNALGQYFQSSAAANNKAALQYFPRQGVATCPGTGYGTPAVGLTNLPSPANGGLITSLNAEAPKGTYTPTHDAILGLNAFTATAKTPNREMISILITDGKPNSCPINTESGLAALLTAHFTATGIPTYVIGMTGATFSALEVIAKGGGTKSHPDKVGTLNDTCGDGAGPCNHWNVGNGDPNVFVEALKAIQQQAVGCSMTIPKPSQGAPDWSQVKIEYLPGGNPPPQSIPKKDNASQCTGDGWYYDNNASPTQVNLCPTTCTTVQADPKAKIDLLLGCLGS; from the coding sequence ATGCGTCGACTTTCCTGGCTTGGGCTTGGTTCCGTGGCTTGCCTCGCGCTTTTCGCGGCGTGCGGCGGGGAAGGGGATCCCGAAGTGGTGACGGGTACCGGCGGCGGATTCGGAGTCGGGGGAGACGGCGGAGCGGGCGCTTCGAGTGGTGGCTTCGGTAATCTGGGTGGCAGCGGCAACTCCGGTGCAGTCGCGGGCGGTGGCGGGGCCAGCGGAAGCTCGGGAGCCAGCGGTAGCTCGGGCAGTGGCGGCGGCGTGGACGCCAGTATCGACGTGGAGGACGCCGGACTCCCGGACGTCAACTTCTACTACGACGGACCGACGGACACGGGCTTTGGGGACGCCTGCGCAGAGACCACCGTCACCGCCACGCTGAAGCCGCTGGACATGTACGTGATGCTCGACCGCTCCGGTTCCATGAGCGAGCCGGGATTCGCGTGGTACGCGGACGCCTCGGACTGCAACGTCGGCAGTCCCATCGTGGACAGCAAGTGGTGCCGCGCGGTCAACGCTCTGGGTCAGTACTTCCAGTCCAGCGCCGCCGCCAACAACAAGGCCGCACTGCAGTACTTTCCGCGTCAGGGCGTGGCCACCTGTCCCGGCACTGGCTACGGCACGCCAGCGGTCGGACTCACGAACCTACCTTCGCCGGCGAACGGTGGACTGATCACGTCACTCAACGCCGAAGCGCCAAAAGGGACCTATACGCCGACCCACGACGCCATTCTCGGGCTCAACGCGTTCACGGCGACCGCCAAGACGCCAAATCGCGAAATGATCAGCATTCTGATCACCGATGGAAAGCCCAATAGCTGTCCGATCAACACCGAGAGTGGCTTGGCAGCGCTCCTCACCGCCCACTTCACCGCCACGGGGATCCCCACCTACGTGATCGGCATGACCGGCGCGACCTTCTCGGCGCTGGAGGTGATCGCGAAGGGCGGTGGGACCAAGAGTCACCCCGACAAGGTCGGAACCTTGAACGATACCTGCGGTGACGGTGCAGGTCCCTGCAACCACTGGAACGTTGGCAACGGTGATCCCAACGTGTTCGTCGAAGCGCTCAAGGCCATTCAGCAACAGGCCGTGGGCTGCAGCATGACCATTCCGAAGCCCTCGCAGGGCGCTCCGGATTGGAGCCAGGTGAAGATTGAGTACCTGCCTGGCGGCAACCCACCGCCCCAGAGCATTCCGAAGAAGGACAACGCCTCGCAATGCACGGGCGATGGTTGGTACTACGACAACAACGCCAGCCCAACTCAGGTCAACTTGTGCCCCACGACCTGCACGACGGTGCAGGCCGACCCCAAGGCCAAGATCGACCTCCTGCTCGGCTGCCTCGGCAGCTGA
- a CDS encoding low temperature requirement protein A, translating into MRSRWFHKPALHSPALGLEKRATWLELFYDLIFVAAFIQLGNGLSSHVTVTGFAAFFAMFVPLWISWTGFTFYVNRFTVDDFLHRTLVLFQMFAVGGMAISAPTVLEGKTVAFSTAAGISQLLVLAMYLRAIAQTDEGRSYSRYWGAVFGVGGMLWLASAWASGMVVFIMWGAAALLVLGSPLSKQSRSLAERFPIDFEHLGERYALLTLIVLGESFVKVLSSLAESGAGLSLYFQAGIVLLVTCGLWWVYFDDVAGSHVRQGRAQWIVWLYGHLPLQVGVTAVGVALKKAVYFDWHAPAPTGYRWLLAGSLALAYAAVAAIDSVTQRRQAELSDRARVNMRIFSAFVLLLLAPAGGGMSGGVFLALVLAVNVAQVAFDMMMAPLEETQHGELGAKTTGEIAKERAAAGDVSPRGLRRQISETVRKGTPSELRRDIYFYFIEGSWTRVFVALAFCFIAANVMFAALFMLEPGAIHGHPGVPRFSTAFFFSVQTFSTIGYGTLSPGSPWGDAVVTAEAAVGLISVALATGLVFAKASRPRSSVLFSRSLVLTTMDGQPTLMLRAGNARGNEVVDATVTLTVLLDEISPEGHHLRRLRDLTLARARTPMFLLSWSIMHVIDEQSPLFGMDFDNPNLPITSVVVTLMAHDGTYGQTIYARHVYAPEDIRLRHHFVDVISELEDGRLMIDYGRFHDTEPDAA; encoded by the coding sequence ATGCGCAGCCGCTGGTTCCACAAACCTGCACTGCATAGCCCTGCCCTCGGCCTGGAGAAGCGCGCGACGTGGCTGGAGCTGTTCTACGATCTGATCTTCGTCGCGGCGTTCATTCAGCTGGGCAACGGCCTGAGTTCGCACGTCACGGTCACGGGCTTTGCCGCGTTCTTCGCAATGTTCGTGCCGCTCTGGATTTCCTGGACGGGGTTCACGTTCTACGTGAACCGCTTCACCGTCGACGACTTCCTGCACCGCACTTTGGTGCTCTTTCAAATGTTCGCCGTCGGTGGCATGGCCATCAGCGCGCCCACGGTGCTCGAAGGCAAGACCGTCGCCTTCAGCACCGCCGCCGGCATCTCGCAGCTCTTGGTGCTGGCCATGTACTTGCGTGCCATCGCGCAAACCGACGAAGGCCGAAGCTACAGTCGCTATTGGGGCGCCGTTTTCGGTGTTGGCGGCATGCTCTGGCTCGCGTCGGCCTGGGCCTCGGGCATGGTGGTGTTCATCATGTGGGGGGCTGCCGCGTTGCTGGTGCTCGGCTCGCCCCTGAGCAAGCAGTCGCGCAGCTTGGCCGAGCGCTTTCCCATCGACTTCGAGCACCTGGGGGAACGCTACGCGCTTCTCACCCTGATCGTGCTCGGCGAGAGCTTCGTCAAAGTGCTGTCCAGCTTGGCGGAGAGCGGCGCGGGGCTGAGCCTGTACTTCCAAGCGGGCATCGTGTTGCTCGTCACCTGCGGGCTGTGGTGGGTGTACTTCGACGACGTGGCGGGCTCCCACGTGCGACAGGGACGCGCCCAGTGGATCGTCTGGCTCTACGGGCACTTGCCCCTGCAAGTCGGCGTCACCGCCGTCGGCGTCGCCTTGAAGAAGGCAGTGTACTTCGACTGGCATGCCCCAGCGCCGACGGGCTACCGCTGGCTCTTGGCGGGCTCCTTGGCTCTCGCCTACGCCGCGGTTGCTGCCATCGACTCGGTCACCCAGCGACGCCAGGCGGAACTCAGCGATCGGGCCCGCGTCAACATGCGGATCTTCTCTGCTTTCGTGCTGCTCTTGCTGGCGCCAGCCGGCGGCGGCATGAGCGGCGGCGTATTCCTCGCGCTGGTGCTCGCCGTGAACGTGGCCCAGGTCGCCTTCGACATGATGATGGCGCCCCTGGAAGAGACACAGCATGGCGAACTCGGCGCCAAAACCACGGGCGAGATCGCCAAGGAGCGCGCAGCTGCGGGTGACGTCAGTCCGCGCGGGTTGCGACGACAGATTTCCGAGACGGTGCGCAAGGGAACGCCGAGCGAACTGCGGCGCGACATCTACTTCTACTTCATCGAGGGCAGCTGGACGCGGGTGTTCGTCGCTTTGGCATTTTGCTTCATCGCGGCGAACGTGATGTTCGCTGCTCTCTTCATGTTGGAGCCCGGTGCCATCCACGGGCATCCAGGGGTCCCTCGCTTCTCCACGGCGTTCTTCTTCAGCGTGCAGACCTTCTCCACCATCGGCTACGGCACCTTGTCGCCGGGCAGCCCTTGGGGCGATGCGGTGGTCACGGCAGAGGCCGCTGTCGGGTTGATCAGCGTTGCGCTCGCAACGGGGCTAGTGTTCGCCAAGGCCAGCCGACCGCGCTCCAGCGTACTGTTCTCGCGTTCGCTGGTGCTGACCACCATGGACGGCCAACCCACCCTGATGCTGCGCGCAGGCAACGCTCGGGGCAACGAAGTGGTGGACGCCACGGTCACCCTCACGGTGCTCCTCGACGAAATCAGCCCCGAGGGGCATCACCTGCGCCGGCTGAGAGATCTGACCCTCGCTCGCGCGCGCACGCCGATGTTCTTGCTCAGTTGGAGCATCATGCACGTGATCGACGAGCAGAGCCCGCTGTTCGGCATGGACTTCGACAATCCCAACTTGCCCATCACCTCCGTGGTGGTGACCTTGATGGCACACGACGGCACCTACGGTCAGACCATCTATGCGCGCCATGTCTACGCGCCAGAAGACATTCGCTTGCGGCACCACTTCGTGGACGTGATCAGCGAACTGGAAGATGGGCGGCTGATGATCGACTACGGTCGCTTCCATGACACCGAGCCCGACGCCGCTTGA
- a CDS encoding cysteine desulfurase family protein — MAQFAPDMEPVYLDYNATTPILPEVLEAMLPFLTREFGNPSSSHARGRAARAAVETAREEVAALFGVEPDEVVFTSGGTEATHLAFWGLATEGTSRRHIVTTTVEHPATLGPCAALETRGFGVTRVGVTTDGRVEAGAVAQHVDASTLLVSVMHANNETGAIMPLAEIVAHAHSQGALVHCDAAQSAGKIAVDGLGADLISVAGHKLYAPKGVGALILRRSVRITPVFVGGGQERSIRPGTENVASIVGLGKAAELCRRDLEGRRERLANLANGLLWRLRAKVPGLELNGPEHERLPNTVNVSFPGVSGNALLRQATALMASTGSACHADVESPSSVLTAMGLSPERALGAVRLSVGTLTTESEIECAVDALLAAYQALRDT, encoded by the coding sequence GTGGCACAGTTCGCGCCCGACATGGAACCCGTGTACCTCGACTACAACGCCACCACGCCGATTCTGCCCGAAGTCCTGGAGGCCATGCTGCCCTTCCTGACCCGGGAGTTCGGCAATCCGTCGAGCTCCCACGCGCGGGGTCGCGCAGCGCGCGCCGCTGTCGAGACGGCCCGAGAAGAAGTCGCTGCGCTGTTCGGTGTCGAACCCGACGAGGTCGTCTTCACCTCGGGCGGCACCGAAGCAACCCATCTCGCGTTCTGGGGTCTGGCCACGGAAGGTACGTCGCGTCGCCACATCGTCACCACCACCGTCGAACACCCTGCCACCCTCGGCCCCTGCGCAGCGCTGGAGACTCGGGGTTTTGGCGTGACCCGCGTCGGCGTCACGACCGACGGACGCGTGGAGGCGGGTGCCGTTGCCCAGCACGTGGACGCGTCGACACTGCTCGTGAGCGTGATGCACGCCAACAACGAGACCGGTGCGATCATGCCCCTTGCGGAGATCGTCGCCCACGCCCACTCGCAGGGAGCCCTCGTGCACTGTGACGCCGCACAAAGCGCGGGGAAGATCGCCGTCGACGGGCTGGGTGCGGATCTGATCAGCGTCGCGGGTCACAAGCTGTATGCGCCGAAGGGTGTGGGAGCGCTGATCCTGCGTCGAAGCGTGCGCATCACCCCGGTGTTCGTTGGCGGCGGCCAAGAACGCTCGATCCGCCCCGGGACCGAGAACGTCGCCAGCATCGTCGGCCTCGGCAAGGCCGCGGAACTCTGCCGCCGCGATCTCGAGGGTCGCCGGGAGCGCCTGGCCAACCTGGCGAACGGCCTGCTGTGGCGTTTGCGCGCCAAGGTCCCGGGGCTCGAACTCAACGGTCCCGAGCATGAGCGCCTGCCCAACACCGTCAACGTTTCCTTCCCCGGGGTCTCCGGCAACGCGCTCTTGAGGCAGGCGACAGCGCTCATGGCGTCCACGGGTTCCGCCTGTCACGCCGACGTGGAGTCGCCGTCGTCCGTGCTGACGGCGATGGGACTGAGTCCGGAGCGCGCCCTGGGTGCGGTTCGCCTTTCCGTGGGCACCCTCACCACCGAAAGCGAGATCGAATGCGCCGTCGACGCGCTCCTGGCCGCGTATCAAGCCCTGCGCGACACATGA
- the msrA gene encoding peptide-methionine (S)-S-oxide reductase MsrA encodes MFRAMELPTGAEALPGREQALEVSEVHCVTGQPTVQPWPEGAALAQFALGCFWGAERKFWQQAGVLSTQVGYAGGSTKNPSYEEVCSGMTGHAEVVRVVFDPTRVSYDELLRVFWESHDPTQGMRQGNDRGTQYRSAIYCYDAAQLEQARASLARYQQQLEQAGYGRITTEVREAPPFYYAEDYHQQYLHKNPGGYCGLGGTGVSCPR; translated from the coding sequence ATGTTTCGTGCGATGGAGTTGCCGACGGGGGCGGAAGCCTTGCCGGGACGGGAGCAAGCCTTGGAGGTCAGCGAGGTGCACTGCGTGACAGGGCAGCCAACGGTGCAGCCCTGGCCCGAGGGCGCGGCTTTGGCGCAGTTCGCGCTGGGTTGCTTCTGGGGCGCGGAGCGGAAGTTCTGGCAGCAAGCGGGGGTGCTGTCGACGCAAGTCGGCTATGCGGGCGGCAGCACGAAGAACCCGAGCTATGAAGAAGTCTGCAGCGGCATGACGGGACACGCCGAAGTGGTGCGCGTGGTGTTCGATCCCACTCGAGTGAGCTACGACGAACTGCTGCGCGTGTTCTGGGAGAGTCACGACCCGACCCAGGGCATGCGCCAGGGGAACGATCGCGGGACTCAGTACCGCTCGGCGATCTACTGCTACGACGCAGCGCAACTGGAGCAGGCACGCGCGTCACTGGCGCGGTATCAGCAGCAACTCGAGCAAGCAGGCTACGGGCGCATCACTACGGAAGTGCGCGAAGCTCCGCCCTTCTATTACGCCGAGGACTACCATCAGCAGTACTTGCACAAGAACCCAGGAGGCTACTGCGGCCTAGGTGGTACCGGCGTCAGCTGCCCACGCTGA
- a CDS encoding SUMF1/EgtB/PvdO family nonheme iron enzyme — protein sequence MRALLLAAFSLLCAAGVYPMWVARTHTTLPTAEWQSTPDRGAMTMFQQPGAGPPTTPSPAANPETLARTLEAPRPVAAEASACPENMVLVEGEYCPDVEHRCKRWMDPEGPYHYFRCAEYEQPARCKSARVTMRFCIDRDEYTPAGESLPANHKSLTDASRTCKSLGKRVCRESEWNFACEGEEMRPYPYGFSRDSSACNADHTDIVSSAGTLIDRRAPSDAYPRCESPFGVRNLSGNLEEMVARDGPGPMRAAMKGAYWQPSRNHCRAAQTAHDEYYNGTETGFRCCADAP from the coding sequence GTGCGTGCTTTGCTCCTAGCCGCGTTCTCCCTCCTCTGCGCGGCGGGCGTGTACCCAATGTGGGTGGCGCGCACACACACCACCCTGCCCACTGCGGAATGGCAGTCCACCCCGGACCGGGGCGCGATGACGATGTTCCAGCAGCCAGGAGCAGGGCCGCCCACGACTCCGAGCCCAGCGGCAAACCCCGAGACGCTTGCGCGCACCTTGGAGGCTCCTCGCCCCGTCGCCGCCGAAGCCTCAGCCTGCCCCGAGAACATGGTGCTGGTGGAAGGAGAGTACTGCCCCGACGTCGAGCATCGCTGCAAGCGTTGGATGGACCCCGAAGGTCCCTACCACTACTTCCGATGTGCAGAGTACGAACAGCCCGCGCGCTGCAAGTCGGCGCGCGTGACGATGCGCTTCTGCATCGATCGCGACGAGTACACGCCTGCGGGTGAGAGCCTGCCGGCCAACCACAAGAGCCTCACGGACGCGTCGCGCACCTGCAAGTCCCTCGGCAAGCGCGTGTGCCGCGAGAGCGAGTGGAACTTCGCCTGCGAGGGTGAAGAGATGCGGCCCTACCCCTACGGGTTTTCCCGGGATTCGTCCGCCTGCAACGCGGACCACACCGACATCGTCAGCAGCGCGGGCACGCTCATCGATCGCCGCGCACCCTCGGACGCGTACCCGCGTTGCGAGAGCCCCTTTGGCGTGCGTAACCTGAGCGGCAACCTGGAAGAAATGGTAGCCCGCGACGGGCCAGGGCCGATGCGCGCGGCGATGAAGGGCGCCTACTGGCAACCGAGCCGCAATCATTGTCGTGCCGCCCAGACGGCCCACGACGAGTACTACAACGGCACGGAGACGGGCTTCCGCTGCTGCGCCGACGCCCCTTGA
- the pfp gene encoding diphosphate--fructose-6-phosphate 1-phosphotransferase produces the protein MTQPHVLAIAVGGGPAPGINSVIGAATIRAQVSGVPVLGIRDGFQWLMKGDVGHVTPLTIEGVSRIHFRGGSVIGISRANPTRDEKHLENTIISLLRLNVDKLITIGGDDTAFTALRLSQQAQGRIRVVHVPKTIDNDLDLPDGISTFGFQTARHVGVSIVKDLQVDAYTTSRWYFIVTMGRKAGHLALGIGKAAGATLTLIPEEFGEAPLRLSRVVNILAGAIVKRLSYGRSDGTAVLAEGLVEQLHPEDLADVANTERDAHDNLRIAEINFGEMLKAKVQERLRELGIKTTIVAKNIGYELRCTDPVPFDMEYTRDLGYCAAKYLLEGGNAALVTLQHGHFVPIRLVDMVDPQTGRTRVRMVDTNTEHYHIARRYMLRLRRDDFRDPHELAKFAATAGLSLDEFRNQFEYLVADEADPIVLRHHSDAPAT, from the coding sequence GTGACCCAACCTCATGTGCTTGCCATCGCCGTCGGCGGTGGCCCCGCCCCCGGTATCAATAGCGTAATCGGCGCAGCGACCATTCGGGCGCAAGTGTCGGGCGTGCCGGTTCTCGGCATCCGTGATGGCTTCCAGTGGCTGATGAAGGGCGACGTTGGACACGTCACTCCCCTGACCATCGAGGGCGTCAGCCGCATTCACTTCCGCGGTGGCTCGGTGATCGGGATCTCGCGCGCCAATCCCACCCGCGACGAGAAGCATCTCGAGAACACCATCATCTCGCTGCTTCGCCTCAACGTCGACAAGCTGATCACCATCGGCGGTGACGACACCGCCTTCACCGCGCTGCGCCTGAGCCAGCAAGCCCAGGGACGCATTCGCGTGGTGCACGTTCCGAAGACCATCGACAACGATCTGGACTTGCCCGACGGCATCTCTACCTTTGGCTTTCAGACCGCGCGCCATGTCGGCGTCAGCATCGTCAAGGATCTTCAAGTCGACGCCTACACCACCAGCCGCTGGTACTTCATCGTCACCATGGGCCGCAAGGCGGGACACTTGGCCCTCGGCATCGGCAAAGCCGCCGGTGCGACCTTGACGCTCATCCCCGAAGAGTTCGGCGAGGCGCCGCTGCGACTCTCGCGCGTGGTGAACATCTTGGCCGGCGCCATCGTCAAGCGCCTGTCCTACGGTCGCAGTGACGGCACGGCGGTGTTGGCCGAAGGCCTGGTGGAACAGCTCCACCCCGAAGACTTGGCCGACGTTGCCAACACCGAACGCGACGCTCACGACAACCTGCGCATCGCCGAGATCAACTTCGGCGAGATGCTCAAAGCCAAGGTCCAAGAGCGGCTGAGGGAACTTGGCATCAAGACCACCATCGTCGCCAAGAACATCGGCTACGAGCTGCGCTGCACGGATCCGGTGCCCTTCGACATGGAGTACACCCGCGATCTGGGCTACTGCGCCGCCAAGTACTTACTCGAGGGCGGAAACGCGGCCTTGGTCACGCTGCAGCACGGTCACTTCGTGCCGATTCGCCTGGTCGACATGGTGGATCCGCAGACCGGCCGTACCCGCGTACGCATGGTCGACACCAACACGGAGCACTACCACATCGCCCGGCGCTACATGCTGCGCCTGCGCCGCGACGACTTCCGGGATCCGCACGAGCTCGCCAAGTTCGCGGCGACGGCGGGCCTGTCCCTGGACGAGTTCCGTAACCAGTTCGAATACCTGGTCGCCGACGAAGCCGACCCCATCGTCCTGCGCCACCATTCTGACGCGCCGGCAACGTGA
- a CDS encoding DsrE/DsrF/DrsH-like family protein: MGTAVVPNENKAPGFVPAPEPEPIRKVSIICSKGSLDMAYPGLILANAARMSGIEAVLFFTFWGLDIITEKKIDHLQICPVGNPSMGMPTFLGGLPGMQSMATSMMKKTIDKLDIPPVRELIETLADSGAELYACKMAADMMELKKEDFVPQVKEVITAMDFFDYSKGANIIFI; this comes from the coding sequence ATGGGAACTGCAGTCGTACCGAATGAAAACAAGGCACCTGGTTTCGTACCGGCACCCGAACCCGAACCCATTCGCAAGGTCTCGATCATCTGCTCCAAGGGCAGCTTGGACATGGCCTACCCGGGGCTGATCCTGGCGAACGCCGCACGCATGTCCGGCATCGAAGCCGTTCTGTTCTTCACCTTCTGGGGATTGGACATCATCACGGAAAAGAAGATCGATCACCTGCAGATCTGCCCCGTGGGCAACCCGAGCATGGGCATGCCGACCTTCCTCGGCGGGCTGCCGGGCATGCAGTCGATGGCGACGAGCATGATGAAGAAGACCATCGACAAGCTCGACATTCCGCCCGTTCGCGAACTGATCGAGACGCTGGCCGACTCGGGCGCCGAACTCTACGCCTGCAAGATGGCCGCAGACATGATGGAGCTGAAGAAGGAGGACTTCGTACCTCAGGTCAAGGAAGTGATCACCGCGATGGACTTCTTCGACTACTCCAAAGGCGCCAACATCATCTTCATCTGA
- a CDS encoding TusE/DsrC/DsvC family sulfur relay protein has product MAEMQVAGKNIPVNGEGFLEDPKDWTPDVAQELAKGSGIQLTERHWDVLRFCRSDWESTGQAPGLRRITKVGGIPTKELYALFPGGPGKLSAKLAGLHKPAGCV; this is encoded by the coding sequence ATGGCTGAGATGCAAGTGGCCGGCAAGAACATCCCCGTCAACGGCGAGGGGTTCCTGGAGGACCCCAAGGATTGGACGCCCGACGTCGCTCAAGAGCTAGCAAAGGGGTCCGGCATCCAGCTGACCGAGCGGCACTGGGACGTGCTGCGCTTCTGCCGCTCCGACTGGGAGAGCACGGGACAGGCGCCCGGGTTGCGTCGCATCACCAAGGTGGGCGGCATTCCCACGAAGGAACTCTACGCGCTGTTCCCGGGCGGTCCGGGAAAGCTGAGTGCGAAGTTGGCCGGGCTACACAAGCCCGCCGGATGCGTGTGA
- a CDS encoding DUF1641 domain-containing protein, with protein MTTSGTLVSSGPPRESDLARELRRMNDRMDVLSRQVDHLYRRTVAAEELKDELVPVLRDAIAAASEKLGEMESEFNSEEVAHLLRKALRSTPRFIRLLDHLENLESLVDEVQPLSRDVVRTAVEFLQRAEDRGWFRLMAGGMELFDRVASQTSQEDVDRLADNLMLIVHTVKRMTQPEVLKVANNALSTLEPEHEPPPRVTFWGLMRAMREPEIQEGIGMLLEMTRQMARRPQGARSNGTSVEETSNG; from the coding sequence ATGACCACGAGCGGCACCCTCGTCAGCAGCGGCCCGCCGCGCGAGTCGGATCTGGCGCGCGAGCTGCGGCGTATGAACGACCGCATGGACGTGCTCAGCCGCCAAGTAGATCACCTCTACCGGCGCACCGTCGCGGCCGAGGAACTCAAAGACGAACTCGTGCCCGTTCTGCGCGACGCCATCGCCGCCGCCAGCGAAAAGCTCGGCGAGATGGAGAGCGAGTTCAACTCCGAAGAAGTCGCACACCTCTTGCGCAAGGCCCTGCGCAGCACGCCGCGCTTCATCCGCCTACTCGACCATCTGGAGAACCTGGAGAGCCTGGTGGACGAGGTGCAGCCCTTGAGTCGCGACGTCGTACGCACCGCCGTGGAGTTTCTTCAGCGCGCGGAGGACCGGGGCTGGTTCCGCCTGATGGCGGGTGGCATGGAGCTGTTCGACCGCGTGGCCTCTCAGACCTCTCAAGAAGACGTCGATCGCCTGGCGGACAACCTGATGCTGATCGTCCACACCGTGAAGCGCATGACCCAGCCCGAGGTGCTGAAAGTGGCGAACAACGCCCTCAGCACCCTGGAACCGGAACACGAGCCCCCGCCCCGCGTGACTTTCTGGGGCCTGATGCGCGCCATGCGCGAACCCGAGATTCAAGAAGGGATCGGCATGTTGCTGGAGATGACCCGACAAATGGCGCGGCGCCCTCAGGGCGCCCGATCGAACGGCACGTCCGTAGAGGAGACAAGCAATGGCTGA
- a CDS encoding FAD/NAD(P)-binding oxidoreductase: MKKLLVLGAGTAGTMMVNKLSRRLDPAAWSITVVDQDPIHYYQPGFLFIPFGIYKPQEVQRPKAEFLPPNANFVQSGIDVIEPDQKRVRLTTGQHLKYDILIIATGTQIRPSETEGLMGDGWQRNTFDFYTVQGASALAKTLRHWEGGRLVLNVAEMPIKCPVAPLEFLFLADWQFHEWGIRDKVELVYATPLDGAFTKPRAAALLGDLLESKNIRVETNFDIGEVDGEKRKIKSFGGVEIDYDLFVTIPTNMGDDAMERSGMGDELNYVPTDKHTLRALNHEDVFVIGDATNLPSSKAGSVAHFEAEVLTENILRQIEGQALLPAFDGHANCFIESGFGKGLLIDFNYETEPLPGKFPLPGVGPFSLLAESRMNHWGKMMFRWVYWNQLIRGVELPLEAQMLMAGKKAA; the protein is encoded by the coding sequence GTGAAGAAACTGCTCGTGCTTGGCGCTGGAACGGCCGGAACGATGATGGTGAACAAGCTGTCTCGGCGACTCGATCCCGCTGCTTGGTCCATCACCGTCGTCGACCAGGACCCCATTCACTACTACCAGCCCGGCTTTCTCTTCATCCCCTTCGGCATCTACAAGCCGCAAGAGGTCCAGCGGCCCAAGGCCGAGTTTCTGCCACCGAACGCAAACTTCGTTCAGAGCGGGATCGACGTCATCGAACCGGATCAGAAGCGCGTGCGACTGACGACGGGGCAACACCTCAAGTACGACATTCTGATCATCGCGACGGGAACGCAGATCCGTCCGAGCGAGACCGAAGGTCTGATGGGTGACGGCTGGCAGAGGAACACCTTCGACTTCTACACGGTCCAAGGCGCGAGTGCCCTGGCCAAGACCTTGCGCCATTGGGAAGGCGGGCGCCTCGTGCTCAACGTTGCGGAGATGCCCATCAAGTGTCCCGTCGCACCCTTGGAGTTCCTGTTCTTGGCGGACTGGCAGTTCCACGAGTGGGGCATCCGCGACAAGGTCGAGCTCGTCTACGCCACCCCCTTGGACGGCGCCTTCACCAAGCCACGCGCCGCCGCGTTGCTCGGCGATCTGCTCGAGTCGAAGAACATTCGCGTCGAGACCAACTTCGACATCGGCGAGGTCGACGGGGAAAAGCGCAAGATCAAGAGCTTCGGCGGGGTCGAGATCGACTACGACCTGTTCGTCACCATCCCTACCAACATGGGCGACGACGCCATGGAGCGCTCGGGGATGGGTGACGAGCTGAACTACGTCCCCACCGACAAGCACACGCTGCGCGCCCTCAACCACGAGGACGTCTTCGTCATCGGCGATGCCACCAACCTGCCCTCCTCAAAGGCGGGCTCCGTCGCACACTTCGAAGCAGAGGTGCTCACCGAAAACATCCTGCGCCAGATTGAAGGCCAAGCGCTGCTTCCCGCCTTCGATGGCCACGCCAACTGCTTCATCGAGTCCGGCTTCGGCAAGGGCCTGCTCATCGACTTCAACTACGAGACCGAGCCGCTGCCCGGCAAGTTCCCCCTGCCCGGCGTGGGTCCCTTCTCGCTCCTCGCCGAGAGCAGGATGAACCACTGGGGCAAGATGATGTTCCGCTGGGTGTACTGGAACCAGCTCATTCGCGGCGTCGAACTGCCCCTCGAAGCGCAGATGCTGATGGCGGGAAAGAAGGCGGCATGA